In a single window of the Thunnus thynnus chromosome 9, fThuThy2.1, whole genome shotgun sequence genome:
- the LOC137188651 gene encoding NLR family CARD domain-containing protein 3-like isoform X3 — translation MDQCEDREEGVPPSKSSLCGEHDSQTKAQRTKKQHRPDSAEPGPGPSCLSMKSDLSVYEPTHFKPGQPADGRIQQQRPDSPGPEPSCLSFKSNWSRDIFCDFKEGRPSADQIVDQESSEVPSGQSAQQHQTHLDSIFMLLEENIITFVKNELKKIQKVLSSDYPECLESQREDEKVLDSEEEEQKRSSREAFQKITLHFLRRMKQEELADRLQNKSPAMFQHKLKSNLKKKFQCVFEGIAKAGNPTSLNQIYTELYITEGGTAEVNDEHEVRHIETASRKPDRPETTIRQEDIFKALPGRDEPIRTVMTKGVAGIGKTVLTQKFTLDWAEDKANQDIHFTFPFTFRELNVLKEKKYSLMELVYHFFAETKEVGICRFEEFQVVFIFDGLDECRLPLDFHNNEILTDVTESTSVDVLLTNLIRGKLLPSARLWITTRPAAANQIPPECVDMVTEVRGFTDPQKEEYFWKRFRDEERASRIISHIKRSQSLHIMCHIPVFCWITATVLEDVLKSREGGKLPKTLTEMYIHFLVVQSKLKKVKYDGGAETDPHWSPESRKMIESLGKLAFEQLQKGNLIFYESDLTECGIDIRAASVYSGVFTQVFKEERGLYQDKMFCFIHLSVQEFLAALHVHLTFIKSGVNLLLKKQTTSQKSETRKDKFAETHFYQRAVDKALQSPNGHLDLFLRFLLGLSLQTNQTLLRGLLTHTGSSSQTNQETVEYIKMKVSENQSTERSINLFHCLNELNDCSLVEEIQQYLNSGSLSTDKLSPAQWSALVFILLSSETDLDVFDLKKYTASEEALLRLIQVVKVSKKALLSGCNLSERSCAALSSVLDSQSCSLRELDLSNNNLRDSGMKLLSAGLESPHCSLKTLRLSGCLITEEGCASLASALSSNPSHLRELDLSYNCPGASGEKLLSAGLEDPHWKLDNLRLQPAGVPWLTPGLRKYFCQLTLDPNTANRNLKLSDNNRKVTYVEEVQSYPDHPDRFDHWGQLLCRNDLTGRCYWEVEWRGRVRISVTYRGIRRKGDSDDCVFGRNHQSWCLSCYDDGYSVRHNKRVTSISSITSSSSSSVSNRVAVYVDCPAGTLSFYRVSSDTLIHLHTFNTTFTQPLYAGFGFWSGSSVSLCGL, via the exons atggatcagtgtgaggacagagaggagggagtccctccctctaaaagctctctgtgtggggaacatgacagccagaccaaagctcagag aacaaagaagcagcacagaccagactctgctgaacctggacctggacccagctgtctgtccatgaagagtgacttGTCCGTGTATGAACCTACACATTTTAAACCTGGACAACCTGCTGATGGAAG gatccagcagcagagaccagactctcctggacctgaacccagctgtcTGTCCTTTAAGAGCAACTGGTCGAGGGacattttctgtgattttaaagAAGGACGTCCATCTGCTGATCAGAT AGTGGaccaggagagctcagaggttcccagtggtcagtctgcccagcagcatcaaacacacctggactccatttttatg ctgctggaggagaacatcaTCACCTTTGTGAAGAACGAGCTGAAGAAGATTCAGAAGGTTCTGAGTtcagattacccagaatgcttagaGAGTCAGAGGGAAGATGAGAAGGTGTTGgacagtgaggaggaagagcagaagaggagcagcagagaggcatttcagaagatcacactgcacttcctgaggagaatgaagcaagaggagctggctgaccgtCTGCAGAACA AATCTCCTGCCATGTTTCAACAtaaactcaagtctaacctgaagaagaagttccagtgtgtgtttgaggggattgctaaagcaggaaacccaacctctctgaatcagatctacacagagctctacatcacagagggagggactgcagaggtcaatgatgaacatgaggtcagacataTTGAAACAGCGtccaggaaaccagacagaccagaaacaacaatcagacaagaagacatctttaaagccttaCCTGGgagagatgaaccaatcagaacagtgatgacaaagggagtggctggcattgggaaaacagtcttaacacagaagttcactctggactgggctgaagacaaagccaaccaggacatacacttcacatttccattcactttcagagagctgaatgtgctgaaagagaaaaagtacagcttgaTGGAACTTGTTTATCACTTCTTTGCTGAAACCAAAGAAGtaggaatctgcaggtttgaagagttccaggttgtgttcatctttgacggtctggatgaatgtcgacttcctctggacttccacaacaatgagatcctgactgatgttacagagtccacctcagtggatgtgctgctgacaaacctcatcagggggaaactgcttccctctgctcgcctGTGGATAACCACACgccctgcagcagccaatcagatccctcctgagtgtgttgacatggtgacagaggtcagagggttcactgacccacagaaggaggagtacttctggaagagattcagagatgaggagagggccagcagaatcatctcccacatcaagagATCAcaaagcctccacatcatgtgccacattccagtcttctgctggatcactgctacagttttggaggatgtgttgaaaagcagagagggaggaaagctgcccaagaccctgactgagatgtacatccacttcctggtggttcagtccaaactgaagaaggtcaagtatgatggaggagctgagacagacccacactggagtccagagagcaggaagatgattgagtctctgggaaaactggcttttgagcagctgcagaaaggcaacctgatcttctatgaatcagacctgacagagtgtggcattgatatcagagcagcctcagtgtactcaggagtgttcacacaggtctttaaagaggagagagggctgtaccaggacaagatgttctgcttcatccatctgagcgttcaggagtttctggctgctcttcatgtccatctgacattcatcaagtctggagtcaatctgctgttaaaaaaacaaacaacatcccaAAAGTCTGaaacaagaaaagacaaatttGCAGAGACACATTTCTACCAGAGAGCTGTGGACAAGGCCTTGCAAagtccaaatggacacctggaTTTGTTTCTtcgcttcctcctgggtctttcactgcagaccaatcagactctcctCCGAGGTCTGCTCACACATACAGGAAgtagctcacagaccaatcaggaaacagtcGAGTACATCAAGATGAAGGTCAGTGAGAATCAGTCtacagagagaagcatcaatctgttccactgcctgaatgaactgaatgattgttctctagtggaggagatccaacagtacctgaattcaggaagtctctccacagataaactgtctcctgctcagtggtcagctctggtcttcatcttactgtcatcagaaacagaTCTGgacgtgtttgacctgaagaaatacacTGCTTCAGAGGAGGCACTTCTGAGGCTGATACAAGTGGTCAAAGTCTCAAAGAAAGCTCT ACTAAGTGGCTGTAACCtgtcagagagaagctgtgcagctctgtcctcagttctcgaCTCCCAGTCCTGTAGTCTGAGAGAGCTAGATCTGAGTAACAACAACTTGCGGGATTCAGGAATGAAGCTGTtatctgctggactggagagtccacactgttcTCTgaaaactctcag gctgtcaggatgtctgatcacagaggaaggctgtgcttctctggcctcagctctgagctccaacccttcccatctgagagagctggatctgagcTACAATTGTCCAGGAGCTtcaggagagaagctgctgtctgctggactggaggatcCACACTGGAAACTGGACAATCTCAG gctgcagcctgctggagtcccatggttgacaccaggtctgaggaagt atttctgtcaactcacactggatccaaacacggCAAACAGaaacctcaaactgtctgacaacaacaggaaggtgacataTGTGGAGGAGGttcagtcatatcctgatcatccagacagatttgatcaCTGGGGACAGCTGTTATGTAGGaatgatctgactggtcgctgttattgggaggtcgagtggagaggaagagttCGTATATCAGTGacttacagaggaatcagaaggaaaggagacagtgatgactgtgtgtttgGAAGAAATCATCAGTCCTGGTGTCTGAGCTGCTATGATGATGGTTACTCTGTCCGTCACAATAAGAGAGTAACATCcatctcctccatcacctcctcctcctcctcctctgtctctaacagagtagcagtgtatgtggactgtcctgctggcactctgtccttctacagagtctcctctgacacactgatccatctccacaccttcaacaccacattcactcagcctctgtatgCTGGGTTTGGGTTCTGGTCtggttcctcagtgtctctgtgtggtctgtAG